The following coding sequences lie in one Cryptococcus tetragattii IND107 chromosome 7, whole genome shotgun sequence genomic window:
- a CDS encoding ribonucleoprotein-associated protein: MSAQPNPKAFPLANAQLTNQILDLIQQAQHYKQLKKGANEATKTLNRGICEFIVMTADVEPIEIVLHLPLLCEDKNVPYVFLPSKTALGRACGVSRPVIAASVTTNEARELNAQIQAVKNEIEKLLI, from the exons ATGTCTGCTCAACCCAACCCCAAGGCTTTCCCTTTGGCCAACGCCCAGCTCACCAACCAG ATCCTCGACTTGATCCAGCAGGCTCAGCACTACAAGCAGCTCAAGAAGGG TGCCAACGAAGCCACCAAGACCCTTAACCGAGGTATCTGCGAGTTCATCGTCATGACCGCGGATGTCGAGCCTATAGAGATTGTCCTTcacctccccctcctctgTGAGGACAAGAACGTCCCCTAcgtcttcttgccttccaaGACTGCCCTTGGTAGGGCTTGCGGTGTTTCTAGGCCTGTTATCGCTGCCAGTGTTACTACCAACGAGGCTAGGGAGTTGAACGCCCAGATTCAAGCTGTCAAG AAcgagattgagaagctcCTCATCTAA
- a CDS encoding ribosomal protein S21, translating to MSFLFRSTLRASTSRLPTVLPTPASRPLAFLPLPLSRFNSSLSTPPSSSAAKPSSPPQNPINPRFAELTSSLSIPVSSTSKPHAAAAADPTSEDWWMTVSKKSNYNTFSSTKNFHPTKYFSGRSVELNRGTDFLVAYKRMQGVMRMGNMKKEAKLNEFHEKPSVRRRRLRSERHRRRFKEMVRTKVQQAVAMRSRA from the exons ATGTCTTTCCTCTTTAGAAGCACCCTCAGGGCGTCCACCTCCAGGCTTCCCACCGTCCTACCCACTCCCGCTTCACGCCCTCTCGctttcctccccctcccgcTTTCACGcttcaactcttccctctcgactcctccatcttcatccgctGCCAAACCATCATCGCCTCCTCAAAACCCAATAAACCCCAGATTCGCCGAGCTTACCTCCAgcctctccatccccgtctcttccacttccaaaCCACAcgctgctgccgccgcaGACCCTACGTCCGAAGACTGGTGGATGACCGTTTCCAAAAAATCCAATTACAATACTTTTTCATCGACCAAGAATTTCCACCCTACGAAATACTTTTCCGGAAGATCTGTTGAGTTGAACAGGGGTACGGACTTTTTGGTGGCATATAAGAGGATGCAAGgagtgatgaggatggggaacatgaagaaagaagccAAGTTGAACGAGTTTCATGAGAAGCCTAGtgtgagaagaaggagattgaggagtGAAAGGCATAGGAGGAGATTcaaggagatg GTGAGGACTAAGGTGCAACAAGCAGTGGCTATGAGGAGCAGGGCGTAG